A single window of Labeo rohita strain BAU-BD-2019 chromosome 4, IGBB_LRoh.1.0, whole genome shotgun sequence DNA harbors:
- the LOC127164204 gene encoding gastrula zinc finger protein XlCGF8.2DB isoform X2, with translation MSCIKEESEDIKIEEVFRVKVEDNEAQTELMELKKESQELNEKEEENPCEIQHDFMTGEKPRPTEKISSRKRARKTKPNSSNRAQKQNLETHKRGHTREKIFVCDQCGKSFQFSKYLTNHMRVHTEERPFACKRCGKSFLQEVNLNTHMKVHTGGKSFTCEQCGKSFIRKGDLNNHMSLHTGVRNYICNLCGRTFSCKGNLNTHMRIHTGEKPFICDQCGNSFRCKATLSNHMKIHTRDNSFKCHQCGRSFTDRDHLKIHITTHTGEKPNMCHDCGKSFTKQSQLKNHMRIHTGEKPFACSQCGKSFNVKANLRTHMRIHSGEKPFTCHHCGKSFRYQGNFNSHMRHHV, from the coding sequence AGCTGATGGAACTGAAAAAGGAAAGTCAAGAACTCAATGAAAAGGAAGAAGAAAATCCGTGTGAGATACAGCATGATTTCATGACTGGTGAAAAACCTAGACCGACTGAAAAGATTTCCTCACGGAAAAGAGCTCGGAAGACCAAACCTAACAGTTCTAATCgagcacaaaaacaaaaccttgaAACCCACAAGAGAGGTCACACTAGAGAGAAGATTTTTGtatgtgatcagtgtggaaagagcttcCAATTCAGTAAATACCTTACGAATCATATGCGAGTTCACACAGAAGAGCGGCCCTTTGCCTGCAAAcggtgtggaaagagtttcttACAAGAAGTAAATCTGAACACTCACATGAAAGTTCACACTGGAGGGAAGTCGTTCACATGTGagcagtgtggaaagagtttcatcCGCAAAGGAGACCTTAATAACCACATGAGTCTTCACACTGGAGTGAgaaattacatctgtaatttgTGTGGGAGGACTTTCTCATGCAAAGGAAATCTGAACactcacatgagaattcacactggagagaagccctttatatgtgatcagtgtgggaatAGTTTCAGATGTAAAGCAACTCTTAGTAACCACATGAAAATTCACACAAGAGACAACTCTTTTAAATGTCATCAGTGTGGAAGGAGTTTTACAGACAGAGATCATCTTAAGATTCACATAACgactcacactggagagaagccgaaCATGTGCCATgactgtggaaagagtttcacaaAACAATCGCAGCTTAAGaatcacatgagaattcacaccggagagaaaCCTTTCGCctgctctcagtgtggaaagagtttcaacGTTAAAGCAAACCTTCGGactcacatgagaattcactcTGGAGAGAAGCCATTCACCTGCCACCACTGTGGAAAAAGTTTTAGATATCAAGGAAACTTTAACAGTCATATGAGGCATCATGTGTAA